The proteins below are encoded in one region of Actinomycetota bacterium:
- a CDS encoding sugar ABC transporter substrate-binding protein has translation MRIRSLGALLVVGLVLAACTSEDASPQPGEPTTVSVWVSGDPGETQAFVDVAAAFEMSQDAIDVDLVTIAERDDLIARLSTSLAGGEPPDVFLMNYRYLGQFESKGALEPVEPYLDASDALSADAFYPEAMTAFQDDGVQTCMPQNVSSLVLYYNRDLFEAAGIDPPPAQGWKWNDMVTTATALTQDTDGDGAIDVYGLGTDVEIIRVAPFVWSNGGDIVDDPDRPTRFTIGSLDAIRPIQAFLDLRGVHGVTPTDEEAESADFETRFLDGSLAMMMESRKVVPSFRTITDFEWDVAQLPVHEQPATVLHSDAYCMTAAGERKDQAWEFLEFALGPQGQEIATETGRTVPSLRSVAESDAFLDPSVPPASSQVFLDNIPSIQAVPHIATWPEIEDVVNALLEEAYYEPTGRGEAGELVVSILDRTKPLFERANSGG, from the coding sequence GTGAGGATCCGATCGCTCGGCGCGCTCCTCGTCGTCGGGCTCGTGCTCGCCGCGTGCACGAGCGAGGACGCATCTCCCCAGCCTGGCGAACCGACGACCGTATCGGTCTGGGTGTCGGGCGACCCCGGGGAGACCCAGGCGTTCGTCGACGTCGCCGCGGCGTTCGAGATGTCCCAGGATGCGATCGACGTCGACCTCGTCACGATCGCCGAACGCGACGATCTGATCGCGCGCTTGTCGACGTCGCTCGCGGGCGGTGAGCCGCCCGACGTCTTCCTCATGAACTACCGCTACCTGGGGCAGTTCGAGTCGAAAGGGGCGCTCGAGCCGGTCGAGCCGTACCTCGACGCCTCCGATGCCCTGTCGGCCGATGCGTTCTATCCCGAGGCGATGACCGCCTTCCAGGACGACGGCGTGCAGACGTGCATGCCTCAGAACGTGTCGAGCCTGGTCCTCTACTACAACCGCGACCTGTTCGAGGCCGCCGGTATCGACCCGCCTCCCGCCCAGGGCTGGAAGTGGAACGACATGGTGACGACCGCGACGGCGCTCACCCAGGACACGGACGGTGACGGTGCGATCGACGTGTACGGCCTCGGCACCGACGTGGAGATCATCAGGGTGGCCCCGTTCGTCTGGTCGAACGGAGGCGACATCGTCGACGATCCCGACCGGCCGACCCGGTTCACGATCGGCAGCCTCGACGCGATCCGTCCGATCCAGGCGTTCCTCGATCTGCGGGGGGTGCACGGCGTCACCCCCACCGACGAGGAGGCCGAGTCGGCGGACTTCGAGACGAGGTTCCTCGACGGGTCGCTCGCGATGATGATGGAGTCCCGCAAGGTCGTGCCCTCGTTCCGCACGATCACCGACTTCGAATGGGACGTCGCCCAGCTGCCCGTGCACGAGCAGCCGGCGACGGTGCTGCACTCCGACGCGTACTGCATGACCGCGGCGGGCGAACGCAAGGACCAGGCGTGGGAGTTCCTGGAGTTCGCGCTCGGCCCGCAGGGCCAGGAGATCGCGACGGAGACCGGCCGCACCGTGCCCTCGCTGCGCTCGGTGGCCGAGTCGGACGCGTTCCTCGACCCGAGCGTGCCGCCGGCGAGCTCGCAGGTGTTCCTCGACAATATCCCCTCTATCCAGGCGGTTCCCCACATCGCGACCTGGCCCGAGATCGAGGACGTCGTGAACGCGCTGCTGGAGGAGGCCTACTACGAGCCGACCGGTCGCGGTGAGGCCGGCGAGCTCGTGGTCTCGATCCTCGACCGGACGAAGCCGCTGTTCGAGCGGGCGAACTCGGGCGGCTGA
- a CDS encoding carbohydrate ABC transporter permease: protein MAATPTTRPANVRRPEPAFQRRGRLARQLIVVPVTALFLVPLWLMIVASLRPLGEAPPQSVQWFPTSPAWGNYAEVFEVVPFARYTANSLLVAAIAVPLSVVVASWAGFAIARLPRRSRVFLIGLCVGVLMIPATSLLVGRVSVFRWLGLTDTPIPLMAPALLGMSPLFVLLYAWTTSRLSGDLFDLALERGLSPVATWWRVAMPLQRGTTAAVASLSFVISWGNFLDPLIYLYDGRWFTVPLGMRSLAIVPVTEQPLMLAASVLACLPVLASFLFVQRRLFTDPRTETVT, encoded by the coding sequence ATGGCCGCGACCCCCACGACCCGACCCGCGAACGTGCGTCGCCCCGAGCCGGCGTTCCAGCGTCGCGGCCGCCTCGCACGGCAGCTGATCGTCGTGCCCGTGACGGCATTGTTCCTCGTGCCCCTGTGGCTGATGATCGTGGCCTCGCTGCGGCCGCTCGGCGAGGCGCCGCCGCAGTCGGTGCAGTGGTTCCCGACCTCGCCCGCGTGGGGGAACTACGCCGAGGTCTTCGAGGTGGTGCCGTTCGCGCGCTACACGGCGAACTCGCTGCTCGTGGCTGCGATCGCCGTGCCACTCTCGGTCGTCGTGGCCTCGTGGGCCGGCTTCGCGATCGCGCGGCTTCCGCGTCGATCGCGTGTCTTCCTGATCGGCCTGTGCGTCGGGGTCCTGATGATCCCCGCCACGTCGCTGCTCGTTGGTCGGGTGAGCGTCTTCCGATGGCTCGGGCTCACCGATACGCCGATCCCGCTGATGGCTCCGGCCCTGCTCGGCATGTCGCCCCTGTTCGTGCTGCTGTACGCATGGACCACTTCGCGCCTGAGCGGGGACCTGTTCGATCTCGCGCTCGAGCGCGGCCTCTCGCCGGTCGCCACCTGGTGGCGGGTCGCGATGCCGCTTCAGCGGGGCACGACCGCGGCGGTCGCGTCGCTGTCGTTCGTGATCTCGTGGGGGAACTTCCTCGACCCGTTGATCTATCTCTACGACGGGCGCTGGTTCACGGTGCCGCTCGGCATGCGGTCGCTCGCGATCGTGCCGGTGACCGAGCAGCCGCTGATGCTCGCCGCGTCGGTGCTGGCCTGCCTGCCGGTGCTGGCCTCGTTCCTGTTCGTGCAGCGTCGGCTGTTCACCGATCCGAGGACGGAGACCGTCACGTGA
- a CDS encoding sialidase family protein, which yields MVKGLTWTRTIATSLAIALVAVAAILASGSDGAGSLAPGRARAERIEQATSTEQRLNAADDARRVGELGQIEPIVAAAVPGWSGEQLASPTADDWEPAIAAAPATPWVYMTTTRYTGPNACGNRCPTPYIVLRRSNDGGATWMGDQFLCECRGQKGQFDPIVEVVPNTGHVYAVWMNDFDVYFSKSTNNGATWSAPVKTYGKVSWNDKPILAASDDGQHVYVAWNGPSGGDPYIAQSHDAGATWTQTKVVDSPRYFFAFDGDVLPNGTVVFSQSSVSYTGPGASPEGQVQVHAIRSPNQGSSWSNVVVDSVELGADCVADGCSADYYLGHSAISADSNGALVMLYDGATTAGGPQTIWTKRSGDGGATWSTRSALSSAGVFSSFPAMESRGTGDVRAFYMQQDGGPDAWNVWYRASTDGGISWSSPVNISDATGGTAYKSPAGFREPYGDYGEAAITNTGKFIGVWGEGDSYSGPGGVWINRQL from the coding sequence ATGGTGAAGGGACTGACCTGGACCAGGACGATCGCGACATCGCTGGCGATCGCGCTCGTCGCCGTGGCGGCGATCCTGGCATCCGGCAGCGACGGTGCCGGCTCCCTCGCGCCCGGAAGGGCTCGCGCCGAGCGGATCGAGCAGGCGACCTCGACCGAGCAGCGTCTGAACGCGGCCGACGACGCCCGCCGGGTCGGCGAGCTCGGACAGATCGAGCCGATCGTGGCGGCGGCTGTCCCGGGATGGTCCGGCGAGCAGCTCGCCAGCCCCACGGCCGACGACTGGGAGCCCGCGATCGCGGCCGCGCCGGCCACCCCCTGGGTCTACATGACGACCACGCGCTACACGGGGCCGAACGCATGCGGGAACCGGTGCCCGACCCCGTATATCGTGCTGCGCCGTTCCAACGACGGGGGCGCGACGTGGATGGGGGATCAGTTCCTCTGCGAATGCCGCGGCCAGAAGGGGCAGTTCGACCCCATCGTGGAGGTCGTGCCGAACACCGGCCACGTCTACGCGGTGTGGATGAACGACTTCGACGTCTACTTCTCGAAGTCGACGAACAACGGGGCAACCTGGTCGGCGCCCGTGAAGACCTACGGCAAGGTCAGCTGGAACGACAAGCCGATCCTCGCGGCGAGCGACGATGGGCAGCACGTGTACGTCGCGTGGAACGGCCCGAGCGGCGGGGATCCGTACATCGCGCAGTCCCACGACGCGGGCGCCACGTGGACGCAGACCAAGGTTGTCGACTCCCCCCGTTACTTCTTCGCGTTCGACGGTGACGTGCTGCCGAACGGCACGGTCGTCTTCTCCCAGTCGAGCGTGAGCTACACGGGACCGGGGGCGTCGCCCGAGGGCCAGGTGCAGGTGCACGCGATCCGCTCGCCGAACCAGGGATCGTCGTGGTCCAACGTCGTCGTGGACTCGGTCGAGTTGGGCGCCGACTGCGTGGCCGACGGGTGTAGCGCCGACTACTACCTCGGCCACTCGGCGATCAGCGCCGACTCGAACGGAGCGCTCGTGATGCTGTACGACGGCGCGACGACGGCCGGCGGTCCACAGACGATCTGGACGAAACGGTCTGGCGACGGCGGTGCGACCTGGAGCACCCGCTCCGCCTTGTCCAGCGCAGGGGTCTTCTCGTCGTTCCCTGCGATGGAATCGCGAGGCACCGGCGACGTCCGTGCGTTCTACATGCAGCAGGACGGCGGTCCAGACGCCTGGAACGTCTGGTACCGCGCTTCCACCGATGGTGGGATCTCGTGGTCGAGCCCCGTGAACATCTCCGACGCCACCGGCGGCACGGCGTACAAGAGCCCGGCCGGATTCCGTGAACCCTACGGAGACTATGGCGAGGCAGCGATCACGAACACCGGGAAGTTCATCGGGGTCTGGGGCGAGGGCGACAGCTACTCGGGCCCCGGCGGCGTCTGGATCAACCGGCAGTTGTGA
- a CDS encoding acyl-CoA dehydrogenase family protein, whose protein sequence is MSALKKLVTTHADLAAAAERAGEVADDVLFPAAQATDRARLVPLANIDALRDAGLLGLQGPMSVVGGLGAGHEEARPVFEAVAGGCGATAFVWAQHHGAVRRVAGGDGPARAAWLPRLCDGSTLAGIGFAYLRRPGPAAVRAERAAGGWRITGEAPWITGWGLIDALVVMARASDGSVVTAVVDRPAEHPALHPGEPQALAVMGATGTVVLRLDVLEVADRDVVGVQTDEAWRRRDRAGSALPPAAPLGIADRAIRLLRERASDPGVTSAASALAVELDERRAATDEIAAAISGSMVDDRPIDDMVLTGATERDRGLDLARRATDALVAASGGGAMSLDHPAQRLSREATFYLIQAQTGDLRATSLARAARSR, encoded by the coding sequence GTGAGTGCGCTCAAGAAGCTCGTGACGACCCACGCCGATCTCGCAGCGGCGGCCGAGCGGGCCGGCGAGGTCGCCGACGACGTGCTGTTCCCCGCGGCGCAGGCGACCGACCGCGCCCGGCTGGTTCCGCTCGCGAACATCGACGCCCTCCGTGATGCGGGGCTGCTCGGGTTGCAGGGTCCCATGAGCGTCGTCGGCGGACTGGGGGCCGGCCACGAGGAGGCCCGGCCGGTGTTCGAGGCGGTCGCCGGCGGGTGCGGCGCCACGGCCTTCGTGTGGGCGCAACACCACGGTGCCGTGCGACGCGTGGCCGGGGGCGACGGTCCGGCCCGCGCCGCGTGGCTTCCGCGTCTGTGCGACGGGTCGACCCTCGCTGGCATCGGCTTCGCGTACCTGCGCCGTCCCGGTCCAGCCGCGGTCCGCGCCGAGCGCGCGGCCGGCGGCTGGCGGATCACCGGCGAGGCGCCTTGGATCACCGGATGGGGCCTGATCGACGCGCTCGTGGTCATGGCCAGAGCCTCCGACGGCTCCGTGGTCACCGCGGTCGTCGACCGTCCGGCCGAGCACCCTGCGCTGCACCCCGGGGAGCCGCAGGCCCTGGCCGTGATGGGGGCGACCGGGACGGTGGTCCTCCGTCTCGACGTGTTGGAGGTAGCCGATCGCGACGTGGTCGGCGTACAGACCGACGAAGCCTGGCGACGGCGGGACCGGGCCGGCTCGGCGCTTCCGCCTGCTGCTCCGCTCGGGATCGCCGACCGGGCGATCCGGTTGCTCCGCGAGCGAGCGTCGGATCCAGGTGTCACCTCGGCGGCCTCGGCGCTCGCCGTCGAGCTCGACGAACGGCGGGCGGCCACTGACGAGATCGCCGCCGCGATCTCCGGATCGATGGTCGACGATCGACCGATCGACGACATGGTCCTGACGGGCGCCACGGAACGCGACCGCGGCCTCGACCTCGCTCGGCGCGCCACCGACGCGCTCGTGGCGGCGAGCGGCGGCGGTGCGATGTCGCTCGATCATCCCGCACAGCGGCTGAGTCGCGAGGCGACGTTCTACTTGATCCAGGCCCAGACCGGCGATCTGCGAGCGACCTCGCTCGCCCGCGCCGCGCGTTCTCGCTGA
- a CDS encoding NADH-quinone oxidoreductase subunit D: MADTRERPAFQSSQVTSMIRGGGLDIEIADDSMATEDMILNIGPQHPSTHGVLRVVLELDGEVIVRAEPVIGYMHRAAEKLAEFRDARQTMVLMNRHDWISAFNNELGFVIAVERLAGIEVPARAQWIRTMFAEWNRILNHLMFSGSYPLELGAMTPIFYAFREREMIQDLMESATGARMHHSYCRVGGLKDDLPAGFLKRSVDVLAAVRRTIRDFETLIMGNEIIFARCRNVGVLPTATAVAFGTSGPVLHASGVPMDPRKDEPYEKYGEVEFEVPVGQTGDSYDRLWVLVERMKQSCNIIEQCMDKLPAGEYRAPKLPKTLKLEGESYVRTENPLGMMGYYLVGNGKKQPYRLKMRTPSFSNVSVIPAMLPGTQLPDLISILGSIFFVVGDVDR, encoded by the coding sequence ATGGCCGACACCCGAGAGCGTCCCGCCTTCCAGTCGTCCCAGGTCACGAGCATGATCCGGGGCGGCGGCCTCGACATCGAGATCGCCGACGACTCGATGGCGACCGAGGACATGATCCTCAACATCGGGCCGCAGCACCCGTCGACCCACGGCGTACTCCGAGTGGTGCTCGAGCTCGACGGTGAGGTGATCGTGCGTGCCGAGCCCGTGATCGGCTACATGCACCGCGCGGCGGAGAAGCTCGCCGAGTTCCGCGACGCGCGTCAGACGATGGTGCTGATGAACCGTCACGACTGGATCAGCGCGTTCAACAACGAGCTCGGTTTCGTGATCGCGGTGGAGCGGCTCGCCGGCATCGAGGTACCGGCGCGAGCGCAGTGGATCCGCACGATGTTCGCCGAGTGGAACCGCATCTTGAACCACCTGATGTTCTCGGGTTCCTACCCGCTGGAACTCGGGGCGATGACGCCGATCTTCTACGCGTTCCGTGAACGAGAGATGATCCAGGACCTGATGGAGAGCGCGACCGGCGCACGCATGCATCACTCGTACTGCCGCGTCGGCGGGCTCAAGGACGACCTGCCGGCGGGGTTCCTGAAGCGGTCGGTCGACGTACTCGCCGCTGTGCGCAGGACGATCCGCGACTTCGAGACGCTGATCATGGGCAACGAGATCATCTTCGCGCGCTGCCGCAACGTCGGCGTGCTCCCGACGGCGACGGCGGTCGCCTTCGGCACGAGCGGACCCGTGCTGCACGCGAGTGGTGTGCCGATGGACCCCCGGAAGGACGAGCCGTACGAGAAGTACGGCGAGGTCGAGTTCGAGGTGCCGGTCGGGCAGACCGGCGACAGCTACGACCGCCTGTGGGTATTGGTCGAGCGTATGAAGCAGAGCTGCAACATCATCGAACAGTGCATGGACAAGCTGCCGGCGGGTGAGTACCGCGCCCCGAAGCTGCCGAAGACCCTGAAGCTCGAGGGTGAGTCATACGTCCGCACGGAGAACCCGCTCGGCATGATGGGCTACTACCTCGTCGGGAACGGGAAGAAGCAGCCGTACCGCCTCAAGATGCGCACCCCGTCGTTCTCGAACGTCAGCGTGATCCCGGCGATGCTGCCCGGCACGCAGCTTCCCGACCTGATCTCGATCCTCGGGTCGATCTTCTTCGTGGTCGGCGACGTCGACCGCTGA
- the selA gene encoding L-seryl-tRNA(Sec) selenium transferase has protein sequence MTDVRRSLPSVDSLLRSEPGTRAVVTIGRPLLKRAVSEVLGEVRAGMEVASDERPTDDEILARAIARASRISVGLTPVINATGVILHTNLGRAPLPERAIEAAARAARGYSDLEVDRETGARGSRSSRAESILVAITGAEDALVVNNCAAALMLSLAGLAKGKQVLVSRGELIEIGGEFRIPDIMAASGAKLVEVGTTNRTRIGDYRAAFTERVGAVLKVHPSNYRVVGFTASAPAAELARLAEQHGVPFLHDVGSGLLRHGQGLPQGEPAVADALADGADLVTFSGDKLLGGPQAGIIVGDAALVAKLRRHPIARAVRVDKMQVAALEQVLAMTVTGDLDRVPVVRMLRESAGSVHRRAQRLNETIGGDLEHAHVHRCESAVGGGSMPGAGLPSWGVRVTVPDPGAFAARLRAGRPSVFGRIEKDHVLLDLRTVTDEQVPDLARAVWYALEGDELADEE, from the coding sequence ATGACGGACGTCCGGCGCTCGCTTCCCTCGGTCGATTCGCTGCTCCGCTCCGAGCCGGGAACGAGGGCGGTCGTCACCATCGGTCGGCCGCTGTTGAAGCGCGCGGTGAGCGAGGTGCTCGGTGAGGTGCGGGCGGGCATGGAGGTGGCGAGCGACGAGCGCCCGACCGACGACGAGATCCTGGCGCGGGCGATCGCTCGGGCTTCGCGCATCTCGGTCGGCCTCACCCCAGTGATCAACGCGACCGGGGTGATCCTGCACACGAACCTCGGACGGGCGCCGCTGCCCGAGCGAGCGATCGAGGCGGCGGCGCGAGCGGCCCGCGGCTACAGCGACCTCGAGGTGGACCGCGAGACCGGTGCCCGGGGAAGTCGCTCGAGCCGCGCCGAGTCGATACTCGTCGCGATCACGGGCGCCGAGGATGCACTCGTCGTGAACAACTGCGCCGCGGCGCTGATGCTGAGCCTGGCCGGGCTCGCGAAGGGTAAGCAGGTGCTCGTTTCGCGGGGCGAGCTGATCGAGATCGGTGGGGAGTTCCGCATCCCGGACATCATGGCGGCATCGGGAGCGAAGCTCGTCGAGGTCGGCACGACGAACCGCACGCGCATCGGCGACTACCGTGCGGCGTTCACCGAGCGCGTCGGGGCGGTACTGAAGGTGCATCCATCGAATTACCGGGTCGTCGGGTTCACGGCCTCCGCTCCGGCCGCCGAGCTCGCCCGTCTGGCGGAGCAGCACGGCGTGCCCTTCCTCCACGACGTGGGCTCGGGCCTGCTGCGTCACGGCCAGGGGTTGCCGCAGGGCGAGCCCGCCGTCGCCGACGCGCTCGCCGACGGCGCCGACCTCGTGACGTTCTCGGGCGACAAGCTGCTCGGCGGTCCGCAGGCCGGCATCATCGTCGGTGACGCCGCGCTCGTCGCGAAGCTCCGTCGCCACCCCATCGCCCGCGCCGTCCGCGTCGACAAGATGCAGGTGGCGGCGCTCGAGCAGGTGCTCGCGATGACCGTGACCGGCGACCTCGACCGGGTGCCGGTGGTCCGCATGCTCCGGGAGTCGGCCGGGTCGGTGCATCGGCGGGCCCAACGGCTCAACGAGACCATCGGCGGCGACCTCGAGCATGCCCATGTGCATCGATGCGAGTCGGCCGTGGGCGGCGGATCGATGCCCGGCGCGGGGCTTCCCTCCTGGGGCGTGCGGGTCACCGTTCCCGATCCCGGCGCGTTCGCCGCTCGCCTTCGCGCCGGCCGCCCCAGCGTGTTCGGCCGGATCGAGAAGGACCACGTGCTCCTCGACCTACGGACCGTCACGGACGAGCAGGTCCCCGACCTCGCGCGGGCGGTCTGGTACGCCCTCGAGGGCGACGAGCTCGCCGACGAGGAGTGA
- the selB gene encoding selenocysteine-specific translation elongation factor, which translates to MTAGARDEVGTAHRVVATAGHVDHGKSSLIVRLTGIDPDRWVEEKRRGLTIDLGYAWCQLPSGREVGFVDVPGHERFIRNMLAGVGPAPLVLFVVAADEGWKPQSEEHLEIIDVLGVSHGVVALTKLDLVDEETLSIAEQEVLEQLDGTTLASAPVVPVSSATGEGLDQLGAALDAMLEQAPAPRPSPARLFVDRVFTIKGAGTVATGTLTGACLAVGDEIAIEPGDRRARVRSLQTHRQSEDRACPVARVAANLVGLERDDLGRGDVITRPGAWLPSSTFDVELRAVRGLAKALTARGAFKVYAGAAEADARVRFLEGNRLEPGGSAFARMRTSHPLVLAVGDRVVLREAGRRETVAGGLVLDLAPGKATGAPERLAARVAASPDELPALLIAERGAVAVDDVPRLVGREADPSIVIGTWAVDPAVREAWEHAVMEMLGGFHEREPLAAGAPIGDVRTVVRDALRTAKAPTDLALVETAIDATVASGLVVRSATTVRLAGHRVALDADDVDVQRLLAAIGGDAEATPPTIAELERSGVQRDVIEAAVAAGLVVRISKELVFTPEFVARAEEIVRSSTEGITVSAFREALHTSRKFALPLLEFFDRTGVSRRDGDLRFPR; encoded by the coding sequence GTGACCGCGGGCGCGCGCGACGAGGTCGGCACGGCGCACCGCGTGGTGGCGACCGCCGGCCACGTCGACCACGGGAAGTCGTCGCTGATCGTTCGGCTCACCGGCATCGACCCCGATCGCTGGGTCGAGGAGAAGCGCCGCGGACTGACGATCGACCTCGGCTACGCGTGGTGCCAGCTCCCGAGCGGACGTGAGGTGGGCTTCGTCGACGTTCCGGGCCACGAGCGGTTCATCCGCAACATGCTCGCCGGGGTCGGTCCGGCGCCGCTCGTGCTCTTCGTCGTCGCAGCGGACGAGGGCTGGAAGCCGCAATCCGAGGAACACCTCGAGATCATCGATGTGCTCGGCGTCTCGCACGGGGTGGTCGCCCTGACGAAGCTCGACCTCGTCGACGAGGAGACCCTGAGCATCGCCGAGCAGGAGGTTCTCGAGCAGCTCGACGGGACCACGCTCGCCAGTGCCCCCGTGGTGCCGGTCTCGTCGGCCACCGGCGAGGGGCTCGACCAGCTGGGCGCCGCGCTCGACGCGATGTTGGAGCAGGCTCCGGCGCCGAGGCCGTCGCCAGCGAGGCTCTTCGTCGACCGCGTCTTCACGATCAAGGGAGCGGGGACCGTGGCGACCGGGACGCTCACCGGCGCCTGCCTCGCGGTCGGTGACGAGATCGCGATCGAACCCGGCGATCGCCGGGCCCGCGTGCGTTCCCTGCAGACGCACCGTCAGAGCGAGGACCGTGCGTGCCCGGTGGCGCGCGTCGCCGCCAACCTGGTGGGACTCGAACGCGACGACCTCGGGCGCGGCGACGTGATCACCCGCCCGGGAGCGTGGCTCCCCAGCTCGACGTTCGACGTCGAACTCCGGGCGGTGCGAGGGCTCGCGAAGGCGCTCACCGCACGCGGAGCGTTCAAGGTATACGCGGGCGCCGCGGAGGCCGATGCGCGGGTGCGCTTCCTCGAAGGGAATCGGCTCGAGCCGGGTGGCTCGGCGTTCGCCCGAATGCGCACGTCGCATCCCCTCGTGCTCGCCGTCGGCGATCGTGTGGTGCTGCGGGAAGCCGGCCGCCGGGAGACCGTGGCCGGCGGCCTGGTGCTCGACCTGGCGCCGGGCAAGGCGACGGGGGCGCCGGAGCGTCTCGCCGCCCGCGTGGCGGCGTCCCCCGACGAGTTGCCGGCCCTGCTGATCGCCGAGCGAGGCGCCGTCGCCGTCGACGACGTGCCTCGGTTGGTCGGCAGGGAAGCCGACCCCTCGATCGTGATCGGGACCTGGGCCGTCGATCCGGCGGTCCGCGAGGCGTGGGAGCACGCGGTCATGGAGATGCTCGGCGGCTTCCACGAGCGTGAACCGCTCGCCGCCGGCGCGCCGATCGGCGACGTTCGCACGGTCGTCCGTGACGCCCTTCGTACGGCGAAGGCGCCGACCGATCTCGCTCTCGTCGAGACGGCGATCGACGCCACGGTGGCGTCCGGGCTCGTGGTGCGGTCGGCGACCACGGTGCGCCTGGCAGGACACCGGGTCGCGCTCGACGCAGACGACGTCGACGTGCAGCGTCTGCTCGCCGCGATCGGCGGCGACGCCGAGGCAACGCCTCCCACGATCGCCGAGCTGGAACGAAGCGGGGTGCAGCGCGACGTCATCGAGGCGGCCGTGGCGGCCGGGCTCGTGGTACGGATCTCGAAGGAGCTGGTCTTCACCCCCGAGTTCGTCGCCCGCGCCGAGGAGATCGTGCGGAGCTCGACCGAGGGCATCACGGTGAGCGCCTTCCGTGAGGCGCTCCACACGAGCCGGAAGTTCGCCCTTCCTCTGTTGGAGTTCTTCGACCGGACCGGCGTCAGTCGCCGCGACGGCGACCTTCGGTTCCCGCGCTGA
- a CDS encoding RidA family protein, protein MDDRRILERITELGLELPPPPNPVATYVPVRVVGSLAFVAGQVAMVDGVLMHPGLLGDGVTPDEAALAARQAALQSLSALREALGSFEPLVGIAQVTVYVASVPDFAEHPAVANGASDLLVDVLGDPGRHARVAVGVSSLPLGTSVEVAVTAQLG, encoded by the coding sequence ATGGACGACCGACGAATCCTCGAGCGGATCACCGAACTCGGTCTCGAGCTCCCGCCGCCACCGAATCCCGTGGCCACGTACGTGCCCGTGCGGGTGGTGGGCTCGCTCGCGTTCGTGGCTGGACAGGTGGCCATGGTCGACGGCGTGCTGATGCACCCCGGTCTTCTCGGGGACGGGGTGACCCCGGACGAGGCGGCGCTGGCCGCCCGTCAGGCTGCGCTGCAGTCGCTCTCGGCCCTCCGCGAGGCCCTCGGCTCGTTCGAACCGCTCGTGGGCATCGCGCAGGTCACCGTCTACGTGGCGAGCGTGCCTGACTTCGCGGAGCATCCCGCGGTCGCCAACGGAGCGAGCGATCTGTTGGTCGACGTGCTGGGTGATCCCGGTCGTCACGCACGTGTCGCGGTCGGCGTGTCGTCGCTGCCGCTCGGCACCTCCGTGGAGGTCGCCGTCACCGCCCAGCTCGGCTGA
- a CDS encoding WhiB family transcriptional regulator: MWNLAEDWQHEAACRGQDAIYFFAPNYFERREEKNAREAVAKAFCARCPVRERCLEYALTTREAHGIWGGLNEMERRRLLRERARAAS; this comes from the coding sequence ATGTGGAATCTCGCCGAGGACTGGCAGCACGAGGCCGCCTGTCGGGGCCAGGACGCGATCTACTTCTTCGCGCCGAACTACTTCGAGCGCCGGGAGGAGAAGAACGCGCGCGAGGCCGTCGCGAAGGCGTTCTGTGCGCGGTGCCCGGTGCGGGAACGATGCCTCGAGTACGCCTTGACCACCCGCGAGGCGCATGGCATCTGGGGCGGCCTCAACGAGATGGAACGTCGTCGCCTGCTCCGCGAGCGGGCTCGCGCCGCGAGCTGA